A window of Rhodoligotrophos appendicifer genomic DNA:
GCTCCGATCGCCGTGTGAGGATGGGAGGCGATCGCCTTTAGTTCAGCGTCCAGTCGAGGGTGATCTCGGCGTTCAGGACCTTGGAGACAGGGCAGCCCTTCTCGGCATTGCCGGCGAGCTCGGCGAACTTGGCCTCGTCGATGCCGGGGATCTTTGCCGTCAGGGTCAGCTTGGAGGCCGAGATCTTGAACCCGTCGCCTTCCTTCACCAGTTCGACGGCGGCTTCCGTGGTCAGTTCATCCGGCGTGAAGCCGGCGCCCTGCAGCTGAAAGGCCAGTGCCATGGTGAAGCAGCCCGCATGCGCCGCGGCGATCAGCTCTTCGGGATTGGTGCCGGCGCCGCTTTCGAAGCGGGACTTGAAGCCGTATTGAGTTTTGGATAGGACGCCCGAGCCCGTTGAGATGGTGCCCGCGCCCTCCTTGCCTGTTCCCGACCATACGGCGGTTGCTTTACGGATCATGTGTCGCCTCTCCATTATGTTGACCAGAAGTTGGTGGTGCTGGATCGATGAACGATCATCGAAAGTCGTGGACGGAATAACCTTGCAGAAACAGCAGCGACGTCAGGTCGCCGAAATCAATTCGTGCCGCCGCCGCGTCTCGCGTTTTGGGCTTTGCATGGAAGGCGACCCCGAGACCGGCCGCCTCCAGCATCGGTATATCATTGGCCCCGTCGCCAACGGCAAGGGCCTCGGCCGGACTGATGTCCAGTCTCTCGCACAGCTCGCGCAAGGCCGAGGCCTTCGCATCACGGCCGAGAATGGGCTCTGCGACGATGCCGCTGAGCATATCGCCATCGAGCAGCAGCTCATTGGCGCGGGCATGATCGAAGCCCAGATGGTCCGCCACATGGCTGGTAAAGGCGGTGAACCCGCCCGAGACCAGGGCGGTGAAGGCGCCGCTCTGGCGCATCGTCCGCAACAGAACGTCGCCGCCGGCGGTGAAGCTCAGGCGCTGCGAGATGACCGTGGCGATCGCCGACCGCGGCAGCCCTTTCAGCATGCCGACCCTGGTCCGCAGCGCGCCTTCGAAATCGAGTTCCCCGCGCATGGCGCGTTCGGTGATGGCGGCGATCTGGTCTCCGACTCCGGCCACCGCGGCCAGTTCGTCGATGCATTCCTGCCCGATCATGGTGGAATCCATGTCCGCGATCAGCAATGGCTTGCGCCGGCCTTCCGCCGGGAGCACGGCAACATCGATAGGCAGCTCGCCAAGGGCGGATCTCACCTGCTCCTCGAGGGCGCGCAGCTCCGCGGCTCCGGCCTCGATCGTCCATTCGCAGGCTCGTCCCGGCGCCAGCCAGCGTGGCTCGCCCCGGCCGCCGGCCACGGCCGCGGCCTTCGGCAGCAGGTCGTGATCCCTCAGGAGGGCTCCTTCGGCCTCGCGGCCCCCGGCAATCAGAATGACAACGGTCTCCATGCAGATCCAGCGGTGAAGAGGGCGTGATGCGGCACGCACCAGACATGCCGCGGCAGGCCGTTCTTATTGCAGGCCCGACCGCCAGCGGCAAGTCGGCACTCGCCCTAGATCTGGCGCAACGCTGCGGCGGTGCCGTCATCAATGCGGATGCGATGCAGGTCTATGATGCCCTGCGCATCCTCACATCGCGTCCCTCCGCGTCGGACGAAGCGCGGGTCCCCCATCTCCTCTACGGCCATGTCCCGGCAGGAGATCCCTATTCCGTCGCCCGTTGGCTCGACGACGTGACAGTGGCGCTTCGCCGGTGCGCCCAAAGCGGCCTCCTGCCTATCATCGTCGGCGGCACCGGCCTGTATTTTCGCGCTCTGGAACAGGGCCTGGCGGACATTCCCCCCGTGCCGGCGACGATCCGGACCCACTGGCGCTCACAGCTGCTGCAGCGGGGCAGTGCCGCCTTGCATGACGAATTGCAGCGTCGCGATCCCGAGGCCTCCGCGCATCTGCATCCCGCCGACAGTCAGCGGCTGGTGCGCGCCTTGGAGGTGTGGGACGCGACGGGTGAGAGCATTCTCGCCTGGCAGCGTCGTGGCCGCCCGGGACTGCTGCAGCAGCCAGACCCTGCGGCTCACCCGGAGGGGGGAGATGCTGAGAGCGATCCTGCCAGCGGGGAGCATGGCGACCGGGACAGCCAGGAGCGAGGTGACCCGGCTCGTAAGGAGCCCGACGTACGGGTCCGTGAGGAGCGAGGCGGCCAAGCCAGGGATACGCGAGGCGACCAAGCCACCCGGGAGGCGATCCCTGCGGCCTGGGGGGAGGGGACCGATCGGGTGATGCAGCGAGACGGGCATCCCCGAGGGCAGCAGCCCGAAGCCGCCGACATCAAGCAAGAGGACCGGGAGGAAGAGAGGCTGCAGTTGGACGAGACCGGAGAGCGATCAAGCATGAAGCAGGACCCGGCGCTCGGCCAGACCCTTATTCATGCGACCCGCATCGTGTTGCGGGGCGATCGAGCGCGCTTGCGGGCGCGGATCGACCGACGCCTCGAAGCGATGGTTGATGAGGGAGCTGTCGGCGAAACGCGCGCCGTGATGGAACGCTTTCCCGGGGCGGGGCTCTTGGTGCACAAGGCGATAGGCGTCGCCGAATTCGCCGCCTATGCGAGGGGCGAATTGAGTCTGGATCAGGCGCTGGTGAAAGCGCAGACGCGCTCTCACCAATACGCAAAGCGACAAGACACATGGTTCCGGAATCAGATGGCTCATTGGCCCGTGCTGGATCCCGATGATGCGGAGGAGCGCCGGCGGTGGCTGAGCGGCTTCGGTCAACACCTTGGCTCCTCATGACACAGGCGTGGAGGCCCGTGGCGCGAGCGACCCTCTATTGCGTCCGGCTTGGCGGCCGTCCAAGCCCGACGCGAAGCGTCTTTCAGGCCGCCGCCCCGGCATCCACATGCTGCTCGCGAGCCTTGATCTCCAAGGACCGGGCGGCATGCCACAGGTCGTAGTCCCGCTGCAGATTGAGCCAGAACTCCGGGCGATTGCGGCATAACCTTGAGAGTTTCAGCGCCATCTCGGGCGTGACCGAGTAGCGCTCTCCGAGAAGGCCGTAGAGCAGGGTCCGGGAGATTTGCAGGCGCCGAGCGACGGCACTCTTCGTCAGACCGATGCCGGGCAAGACTTTTTCCCGGAGAATCGCGCCGGGATGGGGAGGGGGACTATCTTTTTGCGACTTCATGAATCAACTCCTCGCATGATCACAGTGCTCGACAAAACAGGCACCTGCAAAGGTTGCACTGAAACGACTTACACCATTAAAGTGCATGCATGACGTGCTTCGGCACCGATCCGAATCGCGCCATGCAGGCGCTACGTTCACAATTTATATGAAGTAATATTTTATTCCTACAATCTGTGATTGAAAATCCACGGAAATGAATCATGTCCGTATTCATCAGGTGGGCAGGCGCGGATCCTTGCTTGACCAGCTTTGTTTGCCCGGATATGGTCCGCACCCGAAATTAGTGGCTGAAGGCCCCGGATCGATGACGAAGTTCCTTATTGTAGTATGCACGCGCGCGCCCGGTCGGCCACCCAGCTAGGCCGTACCGAAATGCGCGCGCGACAGGGGCCCTCAGCGGCCCCTTTTTCGTTTGGTCGACAAGAGCGTTGTTGAAGTGGAGCGAGACATGACCCAGGAGATGACGGGCGCGGAAATCGTCATCAAGGCGCTGACGGACCAGGGAGTCGAGCATATATTCGGCTATCCCGGCGGCGCGGTTCTGCCCATCTATGATGAATTGTTCCAGCAGGAGAAGCTGCAGCACATTCTTGTTCGCCACGAGCAGGGCGCGGCCCATGCGGCGGAGGGATATGCCCGCTCGACCGGAAAGGTTGGCTGCGTTCTGGTGACCTCCGGCCCCGGAGCCACCAACACGGTAACCGGTCTGACCGATGCGTTGATGGATTCGATTCCCATGGTCGTCCTCACCGGCCAGGTGGCGACCCATCTCATCGGTAATGATGCCTTTCAGGAATGCGACACCGTGGGCATCACGCGTCCCTGCACGAAGCACAATTGGCTGGTGCGCGACGTCAACGACCTCGCCCGTGTCATCCACGAGGCCTTTTACGTCGCCCGCTCGGGCCGTCCCGGCCCCGTCGTGGTGGACATCCCGAAGGACGTGCAATTCGCCAAGGGGCGCTATTCCAGCCCGTCCAACGTCGCTCACAAGACGTACCGGCCGCGCGTGAAGGGCGATTTGTCGAAGATCCGCGAAGCGGTGGACGCCATGGCCTCCGCCAAGCGCCCGATCCTGTATACGGGGGGAGGGGTGATCAATTCCGGCCCCACCGCCAGCCGGCTGTTGCGCGATCTGGCGAAGATGACCGGCTTTCCCGTCACCTCGACCCTGATGGGATTGGGCGCCTATCCCGCCTCCGGTCCGCAATGGCTCGGAATGCTGGGGATGCACGGCACCTATGAGGCCAACATGGCCATGCATGACTGCGACGTGATGGTTTGCATCGGCGCCCGCTTCGACGACCGCATCACCGGTCGCGTCGATGGGTTTTCCCCCGACAGCCTCAAGATCCACATCGACATCGACGCCTCCTCCATCAACAAGAACATTCCCGTCGACATTCCGATCATCGGCGACTGCGCCCATGTGCTTGAGGACATGATCCGGATCTGGAAGTCCAAGGCTGCCGAGACCGACCGCAACGCCCTCAAGGCGTGGTGGTCCGAGATCGATGGCTGGCGGCGCCGCGATTGCCTGAAATACCGGTCCAACGACCAGCTCATCATGCCCCAATACGCCATCGAGCGGCTCTATGCCCTCACGCGCGACAAGGACACCTACATCACCACCGAGGTTGGCCAGCATCAGATGTGGGCGGCCCAGTTCTACCGCTTTGAGGAGCCGAACCGCTGGATGACCAGTGGCGGCCTGGGCACCATGGGCTATGGCTTGCCGGCCGCCGTCGGCGTGCAGACCGCCCACCGGGACGCCTTGGTGATCGACATTGCCGGCGATGCCTCGGTGCTCATGAACATGCAGGAGATGTCGACGGCCATTCAGTACAATTTGCCGATCAAGATCTTCATTCTCAACAACCAATATATGGGCATGGTCCGT
This region includes:
- a CDS encoding OsmC family protein, which encodes MIRKATAVWSGTGKEGAGTISTGSGVLSKTQYGFKSRFESGAGTNPEELIAAAHAGCFTMALAFQLQGAGFTPDELTTEAAVELVKEGDGFKISASKLTLTAKIPGIDEAKFAELAGNAEKGCPVSKVLNAEITLDWTLN
- the serB gene encoding phosphoserine phosphatase SerB codes for the protein METVVILIAGGREAEGALLRDHDLLPKAAAVAGGRGEPRWLAPGRACEWTIEAGAAELRALEEQVRSALGELPIDVAVLPAEGRRKPLLIADMDSTMIGQECIDELAAVAGVGDQIAAITERAMRGELDFEGALRTRVGMLKGLPRSAIATVISQRLSFTAGGDVLLRTMRQSGAFTALVSGGFTAFTSHVADHLGFDHARANELLLDGDMLSGIVAEPILGRDAKASALRELCERLDISPAEALAVGDGANDIPMLEAAGLGVAFHAKPKTRDAAAARIDFGDLTSLLFLQGYSVHDFR
- a CDS encoding tRNA (adenosine(37)-N6)-dimethylallyltransferase, giving the protein MRHAPDMPRQAVLIAGPTASGKSALALDLAQRCGGAVINADAMQVYDALRILTSRPSASDEARVPHLLYGHVPAGDPYSVARWLDDVTVALRRCAQSGLLPIIVGGTGLYFRALEQGLADIPPVPATIRTHWRSQLLQRGSAALHDELQRRDPEASAHLHPADSQRLVRALEVWDATGESILAWQRRGRPGLLQQPDPAAHPEGGDAESDPASGEHGDRDSQERGDPARKEPDVRVREERGGQARDTRGDQATREAIPAAWGEGTDRVMQRDGHPRGQQPEAADIKQEDREEERLQLDETGERSSMKQDPALGQTLIHATRIVLRGDRARLRARIDRRLEAMVDEGAVGETRAVMERFPGAGLLVHKAIGVAEFAAYARGELSLDQALVKAQTRSHQYAKRQDTWFRNQMAHWPVLDPDDAEERRRWLSGFGQHLGSS
- a CDS encoding HigA family addiction module antitoxin codes for the protein MKSQKDSPPPHPGAILREKVLPGIGLTKSAVARRLQISRTLLYGLLGERYSVTPEMALKLSRLCRNRPEFWLNLQRDYDLWHAARSLEIKAREQHVDAGAAA
- a CDS encoding acetolactate synthase 3 large subunit; protein product: MTQEMTGAEIVIKALTDQGVEHIFGYPGGAVLPIYDELFQQEKLQHILVRHEQGAAHAAEGYARSTGKVGCVLVTSGPGATNTVTGLTDALMDSIPMVVLTGQVATHLIGNDAFQECDTVGITRPCTKHNWLVRDVNDLARVIHEAFYVARSGRPGPVVVDIPKDVQFAKGRYSSPSNVAHKTYRPRVKGDLSKIREAVDAMASAKRPILYTGGGVINSGPTASRLLRDLAKMTGFPVTSTLMGLGAYPASGPQWLGMLGMHGTYEANMAMHDCDVMVCIGARFDDRITGRVDGFSPDSLKIHIDIDASSINKNIPVDIPIIGDCAHVLEDMIRIWKSKAAETDRNALKAWWSEIDGWRRRDCLKYRSNDQLIMPQYAIERLYALTRDKDTYITTEVGQHQMWAAQFYRFEEPNRWMTSGGLGTMGYGLPAAVGVQTAHRDALVIDIAGDASVLMNMQEMSTAIQYNLPIKIFILNNQYMGMVRQWQELLHGNRLSHSYTESLPDFVKLAEAYGCHGIRATKPAELDDAIREMMEVDKPVLFDCRVASLANCFPMIPSGKAHNDMLLGQDVGDDLGEVEVSDEGKMMV